AGGAGTGACTTTGTATTGTGCTGAGACTCCCCAATCACAGCGGCGGGACCGCGGGCTTCACCGGGTGGAGATACCTAGTCCTCCACCCGCTGCCTCTTCCCTATTCTCTCTCCTCTCAAGAGAGCACCTGGCAGAATACACGTATTAGCTTGGGGCCAGGCGCGACTGAGTCGCCCTGGTGTCATTATACCATGGTTGGGTCATCCATGGACGACCGTAGAACGATCTTCGGAGACCAATGTGTTCTTTCGCTCAGCGCGAATTGAGTGCTGCCTTCTCGATCCTGGCCCACTCGTCCCGCAACCCCACCGTGCGGTTGAACACCAGTCTGTCCTGGGATGAATCGGGGTCGACGCAGAAGTAGCCCAGCCTTTCGAACTGATATCTGCTTCCCGGCGTTGCGCTGGCGAGGGATGGTTCTACCCGGCATGTGGTCACTATCTCCAGCGAGTCCGGACTCACGCAGGTCATGTAGTCTTCCACTGACCCCGGAGCCTCTTCAGTGAAGAGGCGATCGTACAGGCGCACTTCGGCATTGAGCGCGTGGGCGGCCGACACCCAGTGTAAGGTGGCCTTGGCCCGCCGCTCCCCGTGGGATGAACCTCCCCGTGTGTCCGGGTCATAGGTGCAGTGGAGCTCCATCACTTCACCGGTCTTCTCGTCCTTGACCACATCAGTGCACTTGATGAAATATCCGTACCGCAGCCGCGTTTCGCGCCCGGGAGCGAGACGGTAGAACTTCGGAGGCGGGTTCTCCCTGAAATCATCCTGCTCTATATAGAGCACCCGGGAGAAAGGCACCTTTCGCGTTCCCATGGATGGATCCTCAGGGTTGATCACTGCTTCCAGCCACTCTACCTGGTCCTCGGGGTAATTGTCTATGACCACCCGGAGGGGACGAAGCACAGCCATGACCCGCGGCGCCCGTCGATTCAGATCTTCACGGACGCAGTGCTCGAGGAGAGCTAGGTCGACGACACTGTTGGCCTTGGCCACGCCTATACGATCACAGAAGTCTCTGATTGATTCGGGCGTGTAGCCACGTCTTCGAAGCCCCGAAATGGTGGGCATTCGAGGATCGTCCCAGCCGGCGACGACTCCCTTCCTCACTAGGTCGAGGAGCTTTCGCTTACTCATCATTGTGTAGCTGAGATTGAGGCGGGCGAACTCATACTGCTGCGGCCGGCTGGGGAGGTCCAGGTTGTCAATGAACCAATCATACAAGGGACGGTGATCCTCGAACTCCAGAGTGCAGATAGAATGGGTGATCCCTTCGAGTGCGTCCGAAATCGGGTGCGCGAAGTCGTACATAGGATATATGCACCACTTGTCCCCGGTCCTATGGTGAGTCGCCCGCAGGATGCGGTAGATGACGGGGTCACGCATGTTGAGGTTCGGGGATGCCATGTCGATCTTCGCCCTCAGGACGCGAGAGCCATCCGGGAATTCGCCATCCCGCATCCGCTGAAACAGGTCCAGGTTCTCTGCTACTGAGCGTGTGCGGTATGGGCTGTCCTTGCCTGGTTCGGTCAAGGTGCCGCGGTAGTCCTTGATCTCCTGCGCGCTCAGGTCGCAGACATAGGCCTTGGAAGCTTTGATGAGCTGGACTGCGCAATCGTAGAGCTGCTCGAAGTAGTCTGAGGCATAGAACAACCGGTCGTCCCAGTCAAAGCCGAGCCAGCGGACGTCCTCCATGATAGACTCGACGTACTCGACATCTTCCTTACTTGGATTGGTGTCGTCGAACCGCAGGTTGCACAAGCCGCCGTATTTGGCGGCCAGA
The Bacillota bacterium DNA segment above includes these coding regions:
- a CDS encoding glutamine--tRNA ligase/YqeY domain fusion protein, translating into METAVTSAPNFIQDIIEEDLRQNKNEGRVHTRFPPEPNGYLHIGHAKSICLNFGLAAKYGGLCNLRFDDTNPSKEDVEYVESIMEDVRWLGFDWDDRLFYASDYFEQLYDCAVQLIKASKAYVCDLSAQEIKDYRGTLTEPGKDSPYRTRSVAENLDLFQRMRDGEFPDGSRVLRAKIDMASPNLNMRDPVIYRILRATHHRTGDKWCIYPMYDFAHPISDALEGITHSICTLEFEDHRPLYDWFIDNLDLPSRPQQYEFARLNLSYTMMSKRKLLDLVRKGVVAGWDDPRMPTISGLRRRGYTPESIRDFCDRIGVAKANSVVDLALLEHCVREDLNRRAPRVMAVLRPLRVVIDNYPEDQVEWLEAVINPEDPSMGTRKVPFSRVLYIEQDDFRENPPPKFYRLAPGRETRLRYGYFIKCTDVVKDEKTGEVMELHCTYDPDTRGGSSHGERRAKATLHWVSAAHALNAEVRLYDRLFTEEAPGSVEDYMTCVSPDSLEIVTTCRVEPSLASATPGSRYQFERLGYFCVDPDSSQDRLVFNRTVGLRDEWARIEKAALNSR